In a single window of the Streptomyces sp. NBC_00094 genome:
- a CDS encoding aldehyde dehydrogenase family protein: MSHFTDLAHQYIDGEWKPGSGSWDIIDFNPYTGEKLASITVATKGEVDRAYRAAERAQVAWAETNPYTRRLVFERALRIIEDREAEIAETIIAELGGTRLKAAFELHLAKEFLREAIQLALRPEGRILPSPVDGKENRVYRLPVGVVGVISPFNFPFLLSIKSVAPALALGNAVVLKPHQNTPICGGTLVAKVLEEAGLPAGLLNVVVTDIAEIGDALLTHPVPKVISFTGSDKVGRHVATVCAQNFKHAVLELGGNSALIVLDDADVDYAVDAAVFSRFVHQGQVCMAANRILVDRRLEAEFTEKFVAKVKTLRVGDPADPATHIGPLINSQQAEAVSSLVDQTVAAGATALLHGSVEGNVVSPSVLTGIAADSPVLTQEIFGPVALIVPFDGEDEAVRIANDTPYGLSGAVHTGDVERGVRIAQRIHTGMIHINDGTVHDEPIVPFGGEKHSGIGRLNGDAMIDVFTTQKWISIQHGRSRFPF; this comes from the coding sequence ATGTCGCACTTCACCGACCTGGCTCACCAGTACATCGACGGCGAGTGGAAGCCCGGCAGCGGCTCGTGGGACATCATCGACTTCAACCCGTACACCGGGGAGAAGCTCGCGTCGATCACCGTCGCCACCAAGGGCGAGGTCGACCGCGCCTACCGCGCGGCCGAGCGCGCCCAGGTCGCGTGGGCCGAGACGAACCCGTACACGCGCCGGCTCGTCTTCGAGCGCGCGCTGCGGATCATCGAGGACCGCGAGGCGGAGATCGCCGAGACGATCATCGCCGAGCTCGGTGGCACCCGCCTCAAGGCCGCCTTCGAACTGCACCTCGCCAAGGAGTTCCTGCGCGAGGCGATCCAGCTCGCGCTGCGCCCCGAAGGCCGCATCCTGCCCTCCCCGGTCGACGGCAAGGAGAACCGCGTCTACCGCCTCCCGGTCGGTGTCGTCGGCGTCATCTCCCCCTTCAACTTCCCCTTCCTCCTCTCGATCAAGTCGGTCGCCCCGGCGCTCGCCCTCGGCAACGCGGTCGTCCTCAAGCCCCACCAGAACACCCCGATCTGCGGCGGCACCCTCGTCGCCAAGGTCCTGGAGGAGGCCGGACTCCCGGCCGGTCTGCTGAACGTCGTCGTCACCGACATCGCCGAGATCGGCGACGCGCTGCTGACCCACCCCGTCCCGAAGGTCATCTCCTTCACCGGCTCCGACAAGGTCGGCCGCCACGTCGCCACGGTCTGCGCGCAGAACTTCAAGCACGCCGTCCTCGAACTCGGCGGCAACAGCGCGCTGATCGTCCTCGACGACGCCGACGTCGACTACGCGGTGGACGCGGCCGTCTTCAGCCGCTTCGTGCACCAGGGCCAGGTCTGCATGGCCGCCAACCGCATCCTGGTGGACCGCCGCCTGGAGGCGGAGTTCACCGAGAAGTTCGTGGCGAAGGTGAAGACCCTGCGCGTCGGCGACCCGGCCGACCCCGCCACCCACATCGGCCCGCTCATCAACTCCCAGCAGGCGGAGGCCGTCTCCTCGCTCGTCGACCAGACGGTGGCGGCCGGCGCGACGGCGCTGCTCCACGGTTCGGTGGAGGGCAACGTGGTCTCCCCGTCCGTCCTGACCGGCATCGCGGCCGACTCGCCCGTGCTGACCCAGGAGATCTTCGGCCCGGTCGCGCTCATCGTCCCCTTCGACGGCGAGGACGAGGCCGTACGGATCGCCAACGACACCCCGTACGGGCTGAGCGGCGCCGTCCACACCGGAGACGTCGAGCGCGGTGTACGGATCGCCCAGCGCATCCACACCGGCATGATCCACATCAACGACGGCACCGTGCACGACGAGCCGATCGTGCCCTTCGGCGGCGAGAAGCACTCGGGCATCGGGCGGCTCAACGGCGACGCGATGATCGACGTGTTCACCACCCAGAAGTGGATCTCCATCCAGCACGGCCGGAGCCGGTTCCCCTTCTGA
- a CDS encoding helix-turn-helix transcriptional regulator — protein MGRLRAVTAGESGGASGSVVRRILLGSQLRRLRESRGITREAAGYSIRASESKISRMELGRVSFKARDIEDLLTLYGVGDETERGALLGLAREANVTGWWHSFGDVLPGWFPTYIGLEGAASLIRVYEVQFVHGLLQTEAYAQAVVTRGMPEASPAEIDRRVALRLERQKVLVSERAPQFHAVLDEAALRRPYGDRSVMRGQLRHLIEISEHPGVTLQVMPFSFGGHAGESGAFTMLSFPESDLSDIVYLEQLTSALYVDKREEVAQYQRVMERLQKDSPDPAESRDLLRGLLQLS, from the coding sequence ATGGGGAGGCTGAGAGCCGTGACCGCAGGCGAATCCGGCGGAGCGAGCGGGAGTGTGGTCCGGCGGATCCTGCTGGGCTCCCAGTTGCGGAGGCTGCGCGAGTCGCGCGGCATCACCCGCGAGGCGGCCGGCTACTCGATCCGCGCCTCCGAATCCAAGATCAGCCGTATGGAGTTGGGACGGGTGAGCTTCAAGGCCAGGGACATCGAGGATCTGCTCACGCTCTACGGAGTCGGCGACGAGACCGAGCGCGGCGCGCTCCTCGGGCTCGCCCGCGAGGCGAACGTCACCGGCTGGTGGCACAGCTTCGGCGACGTCCTGCCGGGCTGGTTCCCGACGTACATCGGTCTCGAAGGCGCCGCCTCCCTCATCCGCGTCTACGAAGTCCAGTTCGTCCACGGCCTGTTGCAGACCGAGGCGTACGCCCAGGCCGTCGTCACCCGGGGGATGCCCGAGGCCTCGCCCGCCGAGATCGACCGCCGCGTCGCCCTGCGCCTCGAACGGCAGAAGGTCCTCGTCTCCGAGCGCGCGCCGCAGTTCCACGCCGTCCTCGACGAGGCCGCGCTGCGCCGCCCCTACGGCGACCGCTCCGTCATGCGGGGGCAGTTGAGGCATCTCATCGAGATCTCCGAGCACCCCGGCGTCACGCTCCAGGTCATGCCCTTCAGCTTCGGCGGGCACGCCGGCGAGAGCGGCGCCTTCACGATGCTGAGCTTCCCCGAGTCCGACCTCTCCGACATCGTCTACCTGGAGCAGCTCACCAGCGCCCTCTACGTCGACAAGCGCGAGGAGGTCGCCCAGTACCAGCGCGTGATGGAGCGCCTCCAGAAGGACAGTCCGGATCCGGCCGAAAGCCGGGACCTTCTCCGTGGACTCCTCCAACTCTCCTGA
- a CDS encoding ATP-binding protein codes for MGTNGSTVLEPLRQGLPPIDPGAVSTSASCALPARYEAVRGARKFTSATLDRWDMADRFDDVALVVSELVTNALRHAVPADAHQEDGQNPPVRLHLMRWASRLVCAVRDPSQESPEARGGEEDFAAESGRGLFLVESFSDSWGWHPLAGTLQGKVVWALFRVGPEQ; via the coding sequence ATGGGGACGAATGGATCGACCGTGCTCGAGCCGTTACGGCAGGGCCTTCCGCCGATCGATCCCGGCGCCGTCTCCACCTCCGCCTCCTGCGCCCTTCCGGCTCGGTACGAAGCCGTGCGCGGGGCCAGGAAGTTCACCAGCGCCACGCTCGACCGGTGGGACATGGCCGACCGCTTCGACGACGTGGCCCTGGTCGTCTCCGAGCTCGTCACCAACGCACTGCGTCACGCGGTGCCCGCCGACGCGCACCAGGAGGACGGCCAGAACCCGCCGGTGAGACTGCACCTCATGCGCTGGGCCTCCCGCCTCGTGTGCGCCGTGCGCGACCCCAGCCAGGAGAGCCCGGAGGCACGCGGCGGCGAGGAGGACTTCGCCGCCGAGTCGGGACGCGGGCTGTTCCTGGTGGAGTCGTTCAGCGACAGCTGGGGCTGGCACCCGCTCGCCGGGACGCTCCAGGGCAAGGTCGTGTGGGCGCTGTTCCGGGTCGGGCCCGAGCAGTAG
- a CDS encoding DUF397 domain-containing protein, whose translation MAATELRGVVWQKSRHSNSQGSCVEFAKLPGGNVAVRNSRHPDGPALVYTPAEIEALLLGVKDGEFDHLV comes from the coding sequence ATGGCGGCCACGGAGCTGCGAGGCGTCGTGTGGCAGAAGAGCAGGCACAGCAACTCCCAGGGATCCTGCGTGGAGTTCGCGAAACTTCCGGGGGGAAACGTTGCCGTGCGCAATTCTCGTCACCCCGACGGGCCCGCACTCGTCTACACGCCGGCGGAGATAGAGGCGCTCCTGCTCGGCGTGAAGGACGGGGAGTTCGATCACCTGGTGTGA
- the rpsR gene encoding 30S ribosomal protein S18 produces MPTKSPRKPVRTRPNPLDRDGVTYVDYKDTALLRAFVSDRGKIRSRRVTRVSAQQQRQIARAVKNAREMALLPYSSVAR; encoded by the coding sequence ATGCCCACGAAGTCCCCGCGCAAGCCGGTGCGGACGCGGCCCAACCCTCTGGACCGTGACGGCGTCACTTACGTCGACTACAAGGACACGGCCCTGCTGCGGGCGTTCGTCTCCGATCGGGGGAAGATCAGGAGTCGTAGGGTGACCCGGGTGAGCGCGCAGCAGCAGCGGCAGATCGCGCGGGCCGTGAAGAACGCCCGTGAGATGGCACTTCTGCCGTACTCCTCGGTAGCACGCTGA
- a CDS encoding GTP-binding protein — MLTVALVGGLHSDARRAAVDRLLADVPGSVALHHDLATAPETGTVARTVRDATGVLSTGETPLVNDCACCALRADLVPELERFRDSGLTRLAVVELWDSVEPKAMAEVVASAGFRIGAVVTAVDPALLLPYLGNGDDLADVGLAAAATDRRTVADTWARQLEYAPVLAVTENPEADSEDRALLDQLHPTARRIPVEGGGLAAVVFAGFDVEAAAAAQHPACALLPQEADDHGVATYVWRHHRPFHPERLYAALEDLTCAAARSRGRFYLADRPDTLLAWDAAGGALCVESAGPWLASLPDAAWELVPPVRRAAAALDWHPEHGDRCQHLVFTSPGLDRDGLAEVLGSCLLTDAEYAAGRESWKGLASAFDTLLEV; from the coding sequence ATGCTCACCGTCGCCCTCGTCGGAGGCCTCCACTCCGACGCCCGCCGCGCTGCCGTGGACCGGCTCCTGGCCGACGTCCCCGGCAGCGTGGCGCTCCACCACGACCTCGCGACGGCCCCGGAGACCGGGACCGTCGCCCGTACCGTCCGGGACGCCACCGGCGTCCTGTCCACCGGCGAGACGCCGCTCGTCAACGACTGCGCCTGCTGCGCCCTGCGCGCGGACCTCGTCCCCGAACTGGAGCGCTTCCGCGACTCCGGACTCACCCGGCTCGCGGTCGTCGAGCTCTGGGACTCCGTCGAGCCCAAGGCGATGGCCGAGGTCGTCGCCTCCGCCGGCTTCCGGATCGGCGCCGTCGTCACCGCCGTCGACCCGGCGCTCCTCCTGCCGTACCTCGGCAACGGAGACGACCTGGCCGACGTCGGTCTCGCCGCGGCCGCGACCGACCGCCGTACCGTCGCCGACACCTGGGCGCGCCAGCTGGAGTACGCGCCCGTCCTCGCCGTCACCGAGAACCCCGAGGCCGACTCCGAGGACCGGGCCCTGCTCGACCAGCTCCACCCCACCGCCCGGCGGATCCCCGTCGAGGGCGGCGGGCTCGCCGCGGTGGTCTTCGCCGGCTTCGACGTGGAGGCCGCGGCCGCCGCCCAGCACCCGGCCTGCGCGCTGCTGCCGCAGGAGGCGGACGACCACGGCGTCGCCACGTACGTCTGGCGTCATCACCGGCCCTTCCACCCGGAGCGGCTCTACGCCGCGCTGGAGGACCTGACCTGCGCCGCCGCCCGCAGCCGTGGCCGCTTCTACCTGGCCGACCGGCCCGACACCCTCCTCGCCTGGGACGCGGCGGGCGGCGCGCTGTGCGTGGAGAGCGCCGGCCCCTGGCTGGCCTCGCTGCCCGACGCGGCCTGGGAGCTGGTCCCGCCGGTACGGAGGGCCGCCGCGGCCCTCGACTGGCACCCGGAGCACGGCGACCGCTGTCAGCACCTGGTCTTCACCTCGCCCGGCCTCGACCGCGACGGCCTGGCCGAGGTCCTCGGCTCCTGCCTGCTCACGGACGCCGAGTACGCGGCGGGGCGCGAGTCCTGGAAGGGGCTCGCCTCCGCCTTCGACACCCTCCTGGAGGTCTGA
- a CDS encoding type B 50S ribosomal protein L31 has product MKPGIHPPYEPVVFRDKAGGFAFLTRSTLTSDKSVEWEDGRTYPVVDVEISSASHPFYTGTARVLDTAGRVERFEKRYGRREAP; this is encoded by the coding sequence ATGAAGCCCGGCATCCACCCCCCGTACGAACCCGTCGTCTTCCGTGACAAGGCGGGCGGCTTCGCCTTCCTCACCCGCTCCACGCTCACCAGCGACAAGAGCGTGGAGTGGGAGGACGGGCGCACCTACCCCGTCGTCGACGTCGAGATCTCCTCGGCGAGCCACCCCTTCTACACCGGCACCGCACGCGTCCTCGACACCGCGGGCCGCGTCGAGCGCTTCGAGAAGCGGTACGGACGGCGCGAGGCCCCCTGA
- the rpmG gene encoding 50S ribosomal protein L33, translating into MARNELRPVVKLRSTAGTGFTYVTRKNRRNDPDRLTLRKFDPVVRAHVDFREER; encoded by the coding sequence ATGGCCCGCAACGAACTCCGCCCCGTCGTCAAGCTCCGGTCCACCGCCGGCACCGGATTCACCTACGTCACCCGCAAGAACCGCCGCAACGACCCCGACCGCCTCACCCTGCGCAAGTTCGACCCGGTCGTCCGCGCGCACGTCGACTTCCGAGAGGAGCGCTGA
- the rpmB gene encoding 50S ribosomal protein L28 translates to MSAHCQLTGARPGFGNRISHSHRRTSRRFDPNIQRKRYWLAGEGRFVRLTLSARAIKTVDTIGVEAAVARIRARGGKV, encoded by the coding sequence TTGTCCGCCCACTGCCAGCTGACCGGCGCACGCCCCGGATTCGGCAACCGGATCTCGCACTCCCACCGGCGCACCTCGCGCCGCTTCGACCCCAACATCCAGCGCAAGCGGTACTGGCTCGCCGGTGAGGGCCGGTTCGTCCGGCTCACGCTCAGCGCCCGCGCGATCAAGACCGTCGACACCATCGGCGTCGAGGCGGCCGTGGCCCGCATCCGGGCGCGCGGGGGGAAGGTCTGA
- the rpsN gene encoding 30S ribosomal protein S14, with translation MAKRSKIARDERRRTVVARYAERRAELKEIVRRPATPAADREAAVSELARQPRDASATRLRNRDAVDGRPRGHLRKFGMSRIRMRQQAHAGFLPGVRKASW, from the coding sequence ATGGCCAAGCGCAGCAAGATCGCACGCGACGAGCGACGGAGGACGGTCGTGGCGCGGTACGCCGAGCGGCGGGCCGAGCTGAAGGAGATCGTCCGCCGCCCCGCCACCCCGGCCGCCGACCGCGAGGCGGCGGTAAGCGAACTCGCCCGCCAGCCCCGGGACGCGAGCGCGACCCGGCTACGGAACCGGGACGCGGTGGACGGCAGGCCCCGGGGCCATCTGCGGAAGTTCGGGATGTCCCGGATCCGGATGCGGCAGCAGGCGCACGCGGGGTTCCTGCCGGGGGTGCGGAAGGCGTCGTGGTGA